A region of the Sodalis ligni genome:
ACTTTTCGCGCCACCGGCCAGACCGGTATTCTGGTAAGCGGCGCGGGCATCAGTATCGACGCGGTGGTGGCGGATTTCATCGCCGGCGCCGTGGAAGTGCTGGCGCCGGACAATGAGCCGGACCATTGGGATGTGATAGAAGGGCAGGGCTCGCTGTTTCATCCCTCCTTCGCCGGGGTAACCACCGGTTTGATTCACGGCGCCCAGCCCGATGCCCTGGTGTTATGCCACGAGCCCACGCGTACCGCCATGCGCGGGGTGGATTATCCGCTGCCGGATTTGGCGGATTGCATGGCGCTTAACCTTCAGATGGCGCAATTAACCAATCCCCTGGCGCGTTTTGTCGGCATCTCCATCAATAGCGCGCATCTGTCCGAGCCGAAGGCGCTGGAGTATATGGCGGACCTTGAGCGTCAATTCGGCCTGCCGGTGGCGGATCCGTTCCGCCAGGGCGTAGACCGTATCATTGATAATCTTTAATGGGGCGGGAAAATAGAATGACCAGAACCGTTTATATCAACGGCGACTTTGTGCCGGAGTCTGAGGCAAAAATATCCATTTTCGACCGCGGCTTTCTATTTGCCGATGCGGTATATGAAGTCATGGCGGTATTGAACGGCAGATTACTGGAAAATGCCGGCCATATCGCGCGCCTTGAGCGCTCCTGCCGGGAACTGAAGCTGCGGCTGCCGGTGACCGCCGCCGCCCTGGAAGCTATCCAGAATAAGCTTATCGCCGTTAACCAGCTGCGGGAAGGAGCGATATATCTGCAGTTAAGCCGCGGCAGCACCGGCGATCGGGAGTTCGATTTTCCGCAGGCCGAGGTGGAGCCGACGCTTTTGTTGTTTACCCAGGCCCGCCCGGTTATCGACAACGTCAAGGCCCGAACCGGGATCCGGGTGGTGACGGTGGAAGACATCCGCTGGCATCGCCGTGATATTAAAACCGTCGGCTTACTGGCCCCCTGCCTGGCGAAAGAGTACGCCCACAGCCAGGGCGCGGACGACGCCTTCCTGGTGGAAGACGGTTTTATAACCGAAGGCAGCTCTTCCAATGCCTGGATCGTCACCGAGCAGGGCACGTTGGTCACCCGGCAGCTCAGTACGGATATCTTGCACGGCATTACCCGCCGATCGCTGCTGGCACTGGCGGCGCGTCACGGCATCCCGTTTGAAGAACGCCCCTTCAGCGTTGAAGAAGTTTATCGCGCCGGCGAGGCATTTATCAGTTCCGCGACGTCCTTTATCTGGCCGGTGGTGGAAATCGACGGCAAACCCATCGGCGGCGGCAAGCCCGGACAGGTCACCCTGGCTTTGCGCAATATCTATGTGGAAATGGCGTTGGCAGCCACCGGCAACAGCGCAGGCGGCTGAGTGCGGCACATCCAGGAGTGAAATTGATTGTGATGTTTGTCGGGTTTGTTACTCGTACTTTGTACGGCGCGACAAATTCTGACCTTTAATTATCGTGCCGGGAGTTTGAGGTGCGAATGGGCCGTGGTATCGCTTATTGTGAATCTTGACGCACCGTTTTAATGCAGGCGCCTGCCTAATGGATTGTCTTTTAGACTATCTGCGGTAGGGATATCACCCGCTATAGGCGGTGCCCGCCAAAGTGGCAGAAATATTGCTTACTTAGAATGCTATCGTTTCCACCATCGCCAGGATTCGGCTTTATCCCGGCGAGTTCATGGGTTGTACGTTTTTGCTTTTGGATAACGGGTCCGCGCCGCTGGCGTATTGCTAAAAACAGTATAAAGGAACCAGATAATGTCATTAAAACTGCTGAGAACTCCGCTTTCCGCTGTGCTTATCGCCTGCCTGGGCACGGCCTTTGCCGCCCATGCCGATGTGGTTATCGGCGTCGCCGGCCCCTTCACCGGGCCCAATGCCACCTACGGGGATCAATATTGGCACGGCGCCTCGCAGGCGGCGGCGGATATCAATGCTGCCGGCGGCATCAAGGGGCAAAAAATTACCCTGGTGCAGGGGGATGACGCCTGTGAACCGAAACAGGCGGTGGCCGTCGCCAACCGTTTGGTGGATGAAAACCATGTCGCCGCGGTGGTGGGGCATTTTTGTTCTTCCTCCACCATGCCGGCGTCGGCGGTGTATGACGAGGCCGGCATTATCGCCATCACACCCGGATCCACCAATCCGCAGATCACCGAACGCGGCCAGACCGCCATGTTCCGTATGTGCGGCCGGGACGATCAGCAGGGCCTGGTGGCCGGCAATTACATCATTGATAAGCTGAAAGCGAAAAAAGTGGCCATTATCCATGATAAAGATACCTACGGTCAGGGATTGGCGGACGCCACCAAAGCGCAGCTTAACAGCCGGGGCGTGAAGGAAGTGATGTATGAGGGGTTATCCCGGGGCGAAAAGGATTTCAACGCGCTGGTGACCAAGATCCGCTCGGCGGATCCGGACGTGGTGTATTTCGGCGGCTGCCATCCTGAAGCCGGTCCGCTGGTGCGCCAGATGCGCGAACAGGGCGTGAAGGCCACCTTTTTCTCCGGCGACTGTATTGTCACCGCCGACATGGTGACCGCCGCCGGCGGTCCGCAATATACCAAGGGCGTGTTGATGACCTTTGGTAAAGATCCCCGTGAAATCCCGGACGGCAAAGCGGTGATTGAAAAATTCCGCGCCGCCAAGTTCGAACCCGAAGGTTATACCCTCTACTCTTATGCCTCGGTCCAGGCCCTGGCCGCTGCCTTTAACGCCGTCGGCGTCGATTCCGCCAAGGCCAGCGCCTGGCTGAAATCCCACCCGGTGAGTACGGTCATGGGGCAAAAAACCTGGGACAGCAAAGGCGATTTGAAGGTCTCCGATTACGTGGTTTATCAGTGGGACGATCAGGGTAAATATCACGAAGTCCCGTAATCCGCCGCTGAACGCCGACAAGCCTGAGTTCCATGGGGACTGTGCCGGATGTCCGGCGCGGCGACCATGGGATAACCGGTTCAAACGAGACTGCTGAATGATGGATGCTACCTTTTTGCAACAAATGCTTAATGGTTTAACGCTTGGAGCGGTCTATGGTCTGATCGCCATCGGCTACACCATGGTGTACGGCATTATCGGCATGATTAACTTCGCCCACGGCGAAGTCTATATGATTTCCGCCTATCTGTGCGCCATCGCCCTGGCCCTGCTCTCTTTTTTCGGCCTGCATTCGTTCCCCCTGCTGATTCTCGGCACCCTGGTGTTCACCATTGTCGTCATCGGCGTGTACGGCTGGGTTATCGAGCGTATCGCCTACCGGCCTCTGAGGAATTCCACCCGCCTGGCGCCGCTGATTTCCGCCATCGGCATGTCCCTCATCCTGCAAAACTATGCCCAGATCAGCCAAGGGCCGCGCCAGCAGGGTATTCCCACCATGATGGACGGGGTATTTAAATTCACCCTTGGCGGCGATTTTGTTCAAATCACCTATACCAAGGTTTTCATTCTGGTGGCCTCCCTGGCGGGGATGCTGGCGCTGACTTACCTTATCGGCCATACCCGGCTCGGGCGCATGTGCCGTGCTACCCAGCAGGACCGTAGAATGGCGTCGATGCTGGGTATCAACACCGATCGGGTGATTTCCCTGGTGTTTGTTATCGGCGCCGCCATGGCCGGGCTGGCGGGGGTGCTTATCACCATGAACTACGGCACCTTCGACTTTTATGCCGGCTTTATTATCGGCATCAAAGCCTTTACGGCCGCGGTGCTCGGCGGCATCGGCTCGCTGCCGGGGGCCATGCTGGGAGGACTTATTCTCGGCGTGGCGGAAGCGCAGTTCGCCGGCATGGTCAACTCCGATTATAAAGATGTGTTTTCATTTTCATTATTGGTGGTCATTTTGATTTTTCGTCCGCAGGGCCTGCTTGGCCGGCCCATGGTGGCCAAGGTATAAAGGGAGCTTGTATGTCGCAACCCGTAACGCGCGGCGCCATTGATTTCAGGCAATGCGCCGTGGATACCGTATTGGCCGGGCTTCTCGCGCTGATCATTTTCGGCCCCATGGTGGGGGTGGCGCTTAACGGTTACAGTTTTGACTTTCAGCCCCGGCGGCTGATGTGGGTTATCCTGGTGGTAATGGCGGGCCGCGCCCTGGTGAGCCTGTTTTGCAAACCGGTCCGGGGCTGCGCTTCCAAAGCCGTTTCCATGGCGACAGCGGCGGGGTGTATGTCTTGCCGGCGGGCTATAAAAGCCGTCTGCGCTGGAGTATGCCGCTGATAATACTGTTGGCGGTGATATTCCCCTTTGTAGCCACCAAATATGTCCTGACGGTGGGGATCCTGGGCCTGATTTATGTACTGCTTGGCCTGGGGCTGAATATCGTGGTGGGGCTGGCGGGCCTGCTGGACCTGGGCTATGTGGCGTTTTACGCCATCGGCGCCTACGGGCTGGCGCTGGGGCATGAATACCTGGGACTGGGCTTCTGGACCATGCTGCCGCTGGGGGCTCTGCTGGCGGCCCTGGCCGGCGCCCTGCTGGGCTTTCCGGTATTGCGCATGCACGGGGATTACCTGGCCATCGTTACCCTGGGATTCGGCGAAATCATCCGGCTGATTCTGAATAATTGGCTGGCGTTTACCGGCGGCCCCAACGGGGTTGAGGTGCCGTCTCCCACCTTTTTCGGGCTGGAATTCGGCCGCCGGGCCCGGGAAGGGGGCGTGCCGATTCATGAGTTTTTGCATATTCCCTATAACCCGAACCTGAAATTTGTTTTTATCTATGCCGTACTGACCCTGGTGGTCTTGCTGGTGCTGTACATCAATCAGCGCCTAAGGCGCATGCCCATCGGCAGGGCTTGGGAAGCGCTGCGTGAAGACGAGGTGGCCTGCCGCTCCCTGGGGCTCAACCATGTGCTGGTAAAACTGTCGGCCTTTACCCTCGGCGCGTCCACCGCCGGGGTGGCGGGGGTGTTTTTCGCCACTTATCAGGGTTTTGTCAATCCCACCTCGTTTACCTTTTTTGAATCGGCGCTGATCCTGGCCATTGTGGTGCTGGGGGGGATGGGATCCACCGTCGGCGTGGTGATGGCGGCGTTTGTGCTGACGGTGGCGCCGGAGCTGCTGCGCAGTTTCGCCGAGTATCGCGTGCTGCTGTTCGGTATATTGATGGTGGCGATGATGATTTGGCGGCCGCGCGGACTGATTCGCATCAGCCGTTCCGGCTTTGCGGCGCGAAAGGGGGTGGCGCCATGAGCGACGCCATTCTCAAGGTCGAGCATTTGATGATGCAGTTCGGCGGCATCAAGGCCCTTAACGATGTCAATCTGGAGGTGGAGCGCGGCTCCATCACCGCCCTGATCGGTCCCAACGGCGCCGGCAAAACCACGGTATTCAACTGCCTTACCGGGTTTTACCGGGCCTCCGGTGGGCGTATCGAACTTAATACCCGGCAGCGTAGCGTGGATATCATCCAAATCCTCGGCCAAAAATTCCGCGGCGAGGATTGGCTGCACCCGGCGCGCTGGGGCCGGCGGGTCTTCTACAAAATGTTCGGGGGCACCCACCTGGTGAATCGCGCCGGGCTGGCGCGCACCTTCCAGAATATTCGCTTGTTCCGGGAAATGTCGGTGGTGGAAAACCTGCTGGTGGCCCAGCACCGGCAAAGCAACCGTAATCTTATTGCCGGCATACTGAACACCACGGGCTATCGCCGGGCGGAGAACCGGGCGCTGGACCGGGCATTCTACTGGTTGGAAGTGGTGGACCTGGTGGACTGCGCCAACCGGCTGGCGGGTGAGATGTCCTACGGCCAGCAGCGCCGGCTGGAGATCGCCCGCGCCATGTGCACCGACCCGGAAGTGATATGCCTGGACGAACCCGCCGCAGGCCTTAACCCGGTGGAAACCCGCGCCTTAAGCGGCATTATCCGCCATCTGCGCGACAGCCACGGCATCACGGTACTGCTGATTGAGCATGATATGGGCATGGTGATGGAAATTTCCGATCATATTATCGTCCTGGATCACGGTGACGTGATTGCCCGCGGCGCGCCGCACTATATCCAGCAGCATGAAAGCGTCATCGCCGCCTATCTCGGCGCCGGCGATGAGGAGACGGCGTTATGAGCCGGATATCGGCGTTGAAACGTGGGGGTGCCTTCGCCTGTCCCGGCATGGCCGGTAAGGTGGGGGTTATATGAGCCGGATGCTGGAGTTCCAGGCGGTGGATGTGTTTTACGGCCCGATCCAGGCATTGCAGCAGGTCTCCCTTGAGGTTAACGAAGGGGAAACGGTAGCGCTTATCGGCGCCAACGGCGCCGGCAAATCCACCCTGCTGATGTCCATCTTCGGCCAGCCGCGTATCGCCGGGGGTAAAATCCTGTTCCGCGGCGAGGATATCAGCCGCAACCCGACGCACTCCATTGCCGCCGCCGGTATCGCCCAGGCGCCGGAGGGGCGGCGGGTTTTTCCGGATATGACGGTGACGGAAAATTTGCAAATGGGCACCATTCCCATCGGCAATCGCCATGAAGCGGAGGATTTGCAGCGCATGTTCACGCTGTTCCCTCATCTGGAAGAACGTCGCCACCAGCGGGCGATGACCCTTTCCGGCGGCGAGCAGCAAATGCTGGCCATCGCCCGGGCGCTGATGAGCCGGCCCAGGCTGTTGCTGCTGGACGAACCGAGCCTGGGACTGGCGCCGCTGGTGGTCAAACAGATATTCCAGACCCTGCGCGAGCTGGCGCGGGAAGGCATGACGTTGTTTCTGGTGGAGCAAAACGCCCACCATGCCCTTAGGCTTTCGGATCGGGGCTATGTGATGGTGAACGGCCGCATTCGCCTGCAGGGCACAGGCGCGGAGCTGCTGGCTAACCGGGAGGTGAGGCAGGCGTATTTGGGGGGTATATGATACCGGCTTAGGGGCGGGAGTGAGATTACCCCCGCCGATTATTGCCGATAGCGGAAAATGAATCACTCATCTTGAGCCGGTTCTTGCGCCACTGTCTCAGTGAATTCTCCAGCCGAATCATGAGTGGATTCTTCAGTCAACGTGTCTGTTGCCGATCCCGGCCCTACCGTATCGATATGCGTGACCAGCGGCAATGAATGGGTAACACGGCCACCCCCCGCCGGGGCGATATCATAAACAAATTCACCCTTCACGTCATCCAGCCCGGAAAGCAGGCCGCTGCCTTGGGTGATGTTGAAATTGATTTCCCCATTGCCGGCGGCCACCGTGCCGGAATGAATATGCCGGGTTTCGGCGGGCTCGTGGCTGTCGGCGCCGGGAGTGATATGCAGATTGATGCGGTAGGTGGCCCCCGCTTTAACTTCCGGCTGCGCCGGTATCCGAATGGTGACGCCGTGGCGAGTGGCTTCCCGATCGATTTTATTGTGCAACGAGGCGGGCAGCAGCACCGGCGCCAAAAGTTTGGCGACATTGCCGCCGGTAACGGTGATGTATTTCGGCTTGCACACGGCGACATTGCCGGCCTGATCAAAAACAGCATAATAGACGGCATAACGGCCGTCTTTGAGTACCGTACCGGGGGCAAACTGGGTTTTAAGGTTCAGCACCCAGGGCACGCCATACGGCAAGCCATCTATTTCGCTTTCTATCAAACGCTGCCGGGAGGCTTCTCCCCAATGAAAGTCAAACAGATAACCGGCGGCGATTTTTCCCGGCGAGGGAACTTCAGCCTGAACGCCGGATTTGATGGAATATTGATTGATATGGTCATGGGGCGCATTGGTCACCCTGACCTGCGCCAGTCCGGGAGAATAGGCAAATACCGAGGCTGTGGCCGACGGACCGTGATGAAGGGCAGCGGTAATGGTTATCACGCCGCCTAAAGGATAAGTGAAGTGCTTGACGGCCTTACCCGCATGGTCAGTGGTCACCGTTGACGGCGGCTCAAAGCGAAGCTGAGGCGAGGTGAATGAGACGTCCACATGATGAGCCGGGTCGCCGTGTTCGTTAACCACCGTTACGGTTACGGTTACGGTCGTTATCGACTCTGCCGAAACGGCATAACTTTCTGGCGTGGCTGTTAGGGAAATGGAATGTGGCATAGGTTATTCCTTAATATTAATTTTTATAAATGCAAATGCTAATCTGGATAATAAAGTGTTTAGGTGATTTGCATTAAATATACAATGTTTTTTTAACGTGGCTATGTCCAAAATTGATTTAATGTCATGCATATGAAGAGATTGTTTTATAATTCGGAAAAAAAAGACGATAGCAAAAGGCTATCGTCCTATCAATTGGATGA
Encoded here:
- a CDS encoding branched-chain amino acid ABC transporter substrate-binding protein; this encodes MSLKLLRTPLSAVLIACLGTAFAAHADVVIGVAGPFTGPNATYGDQYWHGASQAAADINAAGGIKGQKITLVQGDDACEPKQAVAVANRLVDENHVAAVVGHFCSSSTMPASAVYDEAGIIAITPGSTNPQITERGQTAMFRMCGRDDQQGLVAGNYIIDKLKAKKVAIIHDKDTYGQGLADATKAQLNSRGVKEVMYEGLSRGEKDFNALVTKIRSADPDVVYFGGCHPEAGPLVRQMREQGVKATFFSGDCIVTADMVTAAGGPQYTKGVLMTFGKDPREIPDGKAVIEKFRAAKFEPEGYTLYSYASVQALAAAFNAVGVDSAKASAWLKSHPVSTVMGQKTWDSKGDLKVSDYVVYQWDDQGKYHEVP
- a CDS encoding Ig-like domain-containing protein, yielding MPHSISLTATPESYAVSAESITTVTVTVTVVNEHGDPAHHVDVSFTSPQLRFEPPSTVTTDHAGKAVKHFTYPLGGVITITAALHHGPSATASVFAYSPGLAQVRVTNAPHDHINQYSIKSGVQAEVPSPGKIAAGYLFDFHWGEASRQRLIESEIDGLPYGVPWVLNLKTQFAPGTVLKDGRYAVYYAVFDQAGNVAVCKPKYITVTGGNVAKLLAPVLLPASLHNKIDREATRHGVTIRIPAQPEVKAGATYRINLHITPGADSHEPAETRHIHSGTVAAGNGEINFNITQGSGLLSGLDDVKGEFVYDIAPAGGGRVTHSLPLVTHIDTVGPGSATDTLTEESTHDSAGEFTETVAQEPAQDE
- a CDS encoding DUF3382 domain-containing protein, encoding MSQPVTRGAIDFRQCAVDTVLAGLLALIIFGPMVGVALNGYSFDFQPRRLMWVILVVMAGRALVSLFCKPVRGCASKAVSMATAAGCMSCRRAIKAVCAGVCR
- a CDS encoding ABC transporter ATP-binding protein; the encoded protein is MLEFQAVDVFYGPIQALQQVSLEVNEGETVALIGANGAGKSTLLMSIFGQPRIAGGKILFRGEDISRNPTHSIAAAGIAQAPEGRRVFPDMTVTENLQMGTIPIGNRHEAEDLQRMFTLFPHLEERRHQRAMTLSGGEQQMLAIARALMSRPRLLLLDEPSLGLAPLVVKQIFQTLRELAREGMTLFLVEQNAHHALRLSDRGYVMVNGRIRLQGTGAELLANREVRQAYLGGI
- the livM gene encoding high-affinity branched-chain amino acid ABC transporter permease LivM gives rise to the protein MQTGPGLRFQSRFHGDSGGVYVLPAGYKSRLRWSMPLIILLAVIFPFVATKYVLTVGILGLIYVLLGLGLNIVVGLAGLLDLGYVAFYAIGAYGLALGHEYLGLGFWTMLPLGALLAALAGALLGFPVLRMHGDYLAIVTLGFGEIIRLILNNWLAFTGGPNGVEVPSPTFFGLEFGRRAREGGVPIHEFLHIPYNPNLKFVFIYAVLTLVVLLVLYINQRLRRMPIGRAWEALREDEVACRSLGLNHVLVKLSAFTLGASTAGVAGVFFATYQGFVNPTSFTFFESALILAIVVLGGMGSTVGVVMAAFVLTVAPELLRSFAEYRVLLFGILMVAMMIWRPRGLIRISRSGFAARKGVAP
- a CDS encoding D-amino-acid transaminase; its protein translation is MTRTVYINGDFVPESEAKISIFDRGFLFADAVYEVMAVLNGRLLENAGHIARLERSCRELKLRLPVTAAALEAIQNKLIAVNQLREGAIYLQLSRGSTGDREFDFPQAEVEPTLLLFTQARPVIDNVKARTGIRVVTVEDIRWHRRDIKTVGLLAPCLAKEYAHSQGADDAFLVEDGFITEGSSSNAWIVTEQGTLVTRQLSTDILHGITRRSLLALAARHGIPFEERPFSVEEVYRAGEAFISSATSFIWPVVEIDGKPIGGGKPGQVTLALRNIYVEMALAATGNSAGG
- a CDS encoding ABC transporter permease subunit codes for the protein MDATFLQQMLNGLTLGAVYGLIAIGYTMVYGIIGMINFAHGEVYMISAYLCAIALALLSFFGLHSFPLLILGTLVFTIVVIGVYGWVIERIAYRPLRNSTRLAPLISAIGMSLILQNYAQISQGPRQQGIPTMMDGVFKFTLGGDFVQITYTKVFILVASLAGMLALTYLIGHTRLGRMCRATQQDRRMASMLGINTDRVISLVFVIGAAMAGLAGVLITMNYGTFDFYAGFIIGIKAFTAAVLGGIGSLPGAMLGGLILGVAEAQFAGMVNSDYKDVFSFSLLVVILIFRPQGLLGRPMVAKV
- a CDS encoding ABC transporter ATP-binding protein, whose amino-acid sequence is MSDAILKVEHLMMQFGGIKALNDVNLEVERGSITALIGPNGAGKTTVFNCLTGFYRASGGRIELNTRQRSVDIIQILGQKFRGEDWLHPARWGRRVFYKMFGGTHLVNRAGLARTFQNIRLFREMSVVENLLVAQHRQSNRNLIAGILNTTGYRRAENRALDRAFYWLEVVDLVDCANRLAGEMSYGQQRRLEIARAMCTDPEVICLDEPAAGLNPVETRALSGIIRHLRDSHGITVLLIEHDMGMVMEISDHIIVLDHGDVIARGAPHYIQQHESVIAAYLGAGDEETAL